GACCCCTCTTGTTGCCAAGCTCTGCTTGATTTATTCcatcatttttttcttcctctttatTGGTTATCTCGTCTACTGCTTCCTCTATGTCCCGTACCCCGATCGTGATAGTACCCCTGAGATTGTCCGCCAACCATCCAAACCCCAACCGACTGTGGGAGATAAGTTGGTGGTCggagctgcttctgctctTGGTAAAGCAATAGGTAAAACATGCCTGATCTTCTCAGCTGGCGGTAATCATGCCTACCGCAGTCAAAAGGCTGTCAAGAATTCGAGAACAGGAACAATTATTGCTTCTAAGCAGACAAACAATACTGATAGTGTTGTCCAAGTTGACGAACCACAACAGAAGGCAATTGTATGCACTTCATCCGATGTGAATTCTGTGATTCCATCTATCACTGCATCCCAGAACCCAGCCATGTCGCCATTACGGACATCGGCAACTCCTGCCATTGAAGTGTCATCATTACAGATACAGGCAATTccaaacaagaagaaatcagGAATCAAACGattattcaagaagttgaagatcaagaaacATTCCTCTAAAAATTCCACCGAGGTTACATCCACATCGTCTGAGTCGCCTTCTTTCGTTGAAACGACCACCAAACCCAGAAAGTCTTTTCTCAAATTCAAGAGACTTAAGAAGttcttcaagaagaagtcatCATCCCAACTCACTCAGTAGTTTGTCGTTGGTCTCATTAATTCCTCTAGTGACCACATGGAACGTAaacaaactttttttttatttttgaattaCAACACCTTCACACATAGGAGAGACAGTCCAGTCTCTACTTCATTATCACTATCAATTCATCCGGTGCTTCAGTTTCCAGAAATCAGACAAACTTTGGACATTGGCAGCATCTTCCCCCTAAGACTAGACGTGTCGCGATGTGGTATCCTGTCGCTTGACTAATCTAGATCTGGTATTGTCATCCCGAGGCATACCCTGATGTTTCTGCCAGAGAAGTTCCTTAGTTTCACCATCCAGTTTCATTGCACGCACtagcatcttcagctactCTCAAATCCGAGTACTATTTTCGGATCATGTAGCACTAGTTGGTACTCCAAGTCCACTAGGAAGTCTAGTCAATGAGCGCGGGGTTTTTTCCACCCTTATATTTGTCTGATTTTTGCTTGTGGGAGCGCTGGAATCTGAGTACCTGGCGGATTGACTAGTGTGAGTTTTGTTATTACCTGGGCCAGGCCTTTCTACTtctattaatattattacttTCTTTATCTCAACTTTGATTTGATGACTCCGTTAGCTTTTTCAAGTGTCATTTGACTATCCCTCCGGGTCGGAAGAGAATGTGAAGTGTCTACACTCTGACCAAAGGCTGGCAGTAATTCAAggatttattattgctCTTCCATCATATTTTTTGACCATGTGTAAGTATGTATTCCGATTTAAAACCCACAAGGTCTATAGCCcttaatatatatagagTCGTTTAAGTAGCAATCTCAACCTGGTGCTTATGAATAGAAGGCGCACAATGTGGAACACTCATACTTCAGTTTATATCTGGCTGGAGTTCATTGTATAGAGGGAATATGAGTATTAATACGGGGTAACTTGCATTGTTGGTAGatgaaaaatgaaaagaaaagttCTGACATGCGCTGCACTGTTAGAGTTGGTTCAGCCAGTTGAGTTTATTCCAGACTATAACTTATAGTCTGTGGTATTCTATTACAGCCTTAAGACTACTTTTCTCAGCCATATGGGAATATCTCGAGTAATTAAATGGCCCGATTGTTCCCCTTCCCTGTACCCCAGGTAACACTGAGATTTGAACAGCAAAAATATAGCCCATCtataaaagaaaataagcAACGATGAGAAACCGAACGACGGCGCAATTGGCGTAATAACAGTGGGAAATAAATGCCCATGGCATCCAAACGCTATGTTTTCTAAGACGTGAAATACAATTGCATTTTAAATGTACAACCGGGTAACACAATCACCGAGTAACATGTTAGCCTCCCAGTTTTCATGTTATTATTGGCAATTTCATAGAAAGTGTGAGTCCGATCGTAACTTAAACTGTCCAGGCTaaatattgaaattgaaagCTCCAGCTAACTGCCCTCGACCTGTATTCCTGTCCAATCTCACTGTTCGACTCGTGTAGCCAAGTGAGCAGACAGGGCTTTTCCTTCTAATCTCTCCAGAGGGTCGACTTCAAGTAGCACTTCAGTGTTAGATCGTGAAGTAGGATTTCTGAGACAATATAATCACTCAGAGCCTCAAAATCGTATTATTCGGGTCACAGAGCTCTTGGCTCACGGATACGGAAAATCGTAGGCTAGGATAATAATGCCGGGTAATAAACAAATTTTGAGACAGGAACAGTTGTCGGAATTCTGAAAAAAAGTCCCTCTTGGTACTTAGGTACTTGATATAAGCTTAAACAAGCATAccaaaaagcaaaaaataagaaataaGGGGGGAATTTCAGTTTTGAGAATTCGCGATATAGGGTGGTTTTCTAATCACCGGGTAATAAGCGAGGGCGGTTCATGCGTTAATATTAGGATTTCCAGTTAACAGCATAGGCTGGATCTTGCACTAACCTGTCTAGAGCGAAATAACCAAACTATTATCTAGAGCTAATTAGACTCAGCTAGTATTTCTGTTGGGACCCGAATTCATGCAAAGATATTAGCAGAATGAGATGGTGAGTTTTAGAGCTGATTGTGTGAACTCTGCGAGCTTCTCCTGCAGATGATGCTAATTTATACCATTCAAATATTGTTGTCTCACACCATTGATAGAAGAACTTGCTTTCTTTCTGTCAACAAGTTATCACATATGTCTTTCTGTGCTCTAGACTAGTCGTGCTGGTGCTCTTTGCTCTTTACCTTTAAAATGTCTTCCAGCCGATTGTGTCCAAACGTATAGGTCTATGCTCTCAGCAACTGGAAATCTTAGCtccaaaataaatttcaatCGAAGACTTTAGGCTCACCAACCTTCTGATATATCTGGCTTGGGGCCCACTCCCGATGAGCCAGCGAAACAATTTATAGGAAAAACACCTCTGAATATTGAGGGGCACAAGCCTCCGGCcgctggggctttgccctAGACcctgtggctcctgcttcgcaggaaaAGGCAGGGACCatcgacgcccgactcgagcgaagcgagaggagcaaccagggtctggggcggagccccagccgccggaggcagacccatTTTCTGTGTCTCGCCAGCAGGATTACTGCCAAGAGATAATAAATACTCCACCGCTTCTTTTGCGGTTGAAGAGAACTCAGGTCGCATTTACTTTTTCTATCCCTGACCGATGTGGCCAGGGGTGTCAGATTACATGCAGCCTACCTTTATGGGCATTTGGGGCTCAAAAATAATGTCTCATTTCGCTCATTGCGACGCCTGGATGTGACATTGTGGGGTCGTGAGTAGAAACACTAACTTATATTTACGTACAAACCTCCAATcggcaaaaaaaatattatgaGCGACTACAGATACTTTCTGTTATGTAGTAGTACATTATAAGAAGGTGATTCGGGAAAAGGATTAAACCGCCGGACCAACTTTGTACCGCTGCTTATGAGGGGTTGCAGAAGGCGGGGAGCCGCTCTTATCGTCCAGATGCAGTATCCAACGGTAATTGATGGGTGTCTAAACAGTATTAGTTGGCACGGGTTAAATTTGACAGAAAGCACTTCGCCAGGAACCGACCAATAGGAACTAGTATTAGTAAAGCTGGCATTCTAGAAGCAGTTTTATAGCGTCTTTGGGATCTGTTCCATGCATAACGGCGGCGTGCTTGCAGATCTATATGCATAAATAATAGCCAATCTGCGAACATGAGCCTGAAACGGCATCTTCACCATGTATATAAACGCCGATAAAGTTACCAGGGCAGATTGAGTTGAGTTTGCCGAACTGATAAACAGACACTTTGTTTAGGTCCACACGTACGGCATAAACAGATCGCTTTTCAAGCATATGCTGGATTACCACGTGGGTGATAATCTTTGTGACTTATTTTCGTGCCATTCATTGAGATCTTCGCCAGCCTCCAACACGTGCTCCTTATGATATGTTCAGACGGTTCGTGACAACGGTCGGTGTAGCGGTTGTAAGTAGCGACCTGTGTTGTTTGGATACGGTCTAGGCCCCTTTACTCTTGGACTTTGCAAGTATTACACTATATCCAGATGCACTAAAATGGTCTAATGGCTCGGATCGGATGGGAATGGTAGAATAGCCTTTGAGATAGAATCTGATGAAGCTTGGCATGTCAGGTACAATGAGGGGTATGGtggagatgctgatgaCGGGAATTACTAGGACGTGACTGGGCACAACTGGGCTATCGTGAGAGGTGTAATAAGGGGTATTTCTGAAGATGGGTTGGAGCCTCAGGCACTAGTTTTCGTTGGCTCAAAACTCTATTGCAAATCCATCGACTGTAAATTGAAACATGTTTGGAGATCTCGGCTGTCCGCCCTGCGTGCGATGCCATGAGATGCTGCCACCCTCCCGTACCCGTGCCGCGGCCCTGTCTTATATGTACTTTCCTGTATTTATCgtttttatataaaatCATGGGCTCGCTGCTAGATATGTCTCAGGTGTTTTTGACTTAGCAGCCATTGTAGAACCAAAATAAGAACAGAAAGATTGGAAACCCAGCAGTAGGCCCActttctgaaaaaaaaagcttaCTAACGACAATGAAGCTGACCGTTGGATTGGTTGCAACCCTTTGGGTGCAATTACAATTGACTCAAGGTCTTCAACCTGTGATTAGAGACTATTCTAATCCGTCTACTCCTGCATCTCAATTCCGATTGGCTTATAATGGTGCTGAGGGTGTCACCGTATCATGGAACTCTCCTTCTCAAATTAACTCTCCTCAAGTTTGGTATGGTGAAGACCCCAATAATCTTGTAGCCTCTTCCCCTGGTACTTCTACTACCTTCAGTACTGCTACCAGTTGGGATAACCATGTGACTATTGGCAACCTGAAGCCCAATACTAAATACTACTACCGTGTGACGGGTTTGGCTGATAACTTTGATGTTGTGGGTCagaatttttatttcacTACTGCCCGTACCACTGGTGACCGTACTCCTTACTCAATTGGATTTATTGCTGATTTGGgtattgttattggtaaCCTTTTTGGCAAGCAGATTCCTGATACTTTTGATTCTATTTTGTCGGCCAGAGATTCTCTTGACTTTTTGTGGCATTCTGGTGACTTTGGCTATGCCGATGACTGGCTCTGGGAAGAGCTTACTGGTGCCTATCCCCTGAACTTAGATGGCGGTGTGGCTACTTACAACAACATTATGAACTCTTATTATGACCAGTTCGTCAATGTGACCAAAAACACTCCATACATGGTCGGCCCTGGTAACCACGAAGCCGACTGTATCGAACCTGATCTTGACTATATCACTAATAAGTTTGATCTCACCATCTGTCCTTCTGGCCAGAGAAACTTCACCTACCATCGCAACCATTTTGCCATGCCCACAGCTGAGCAGGCCCAGGACTACTTCCAGAATCTGTGGTACTCGTGGAACCACGGTATGACTCACTTTGTCCAAATTAATACCGAGACCGATCTTGCTGCCGGAACCACTGCTCCTGATGAGCCAGGTGGAGATGGTGGCCTTGATGCTGGTCCTTTCGGATTCCCCAACCAGCAATTGCAATGGCTCGAGGCCGaccttgctgctgttgacagaACCAAGACTCCCTGGCTTGTAGTTGCTGGCCACCGTCCTTGGTACAGTGCCTCTACTGTTTGTACCGAATGTCAGGAAGCATTTGAGAATCTTGTCATCAAGTACAAAGTGGATCTCGTCATGGCTGGCCATGTACACTACTATGAGAGAGACGCGCCTGTTGCTAACGGAGTCGTCGATCCCAACGGACTCAACAACCCTTCCGCCCCCTGGTATATCACCAAcggagctgctggtaactTCGAGGGCCACTCTTCCAACAGCGGCAAAAACCCCAGCTATACCtctatcatcaacaacagcgaCTACGGCTGGTCGAAACTCACCTTCCACAACTCGACACATCTTACCCACGATTTCATCTCCTCGGAAACCGACCAGGTTCTCGACACTGCAACTCTTTATAAAGATCACGGGCTCGGCTGGTAGACAATAGATTATTTGATATTTACACacccacctgcctccggcggctggggcgctgccccagaccccgttgttCCCGCTTCGCGGGAATGGCTCGGGCCCCCCCaggaaacgactcgagcgaagcgagacgAGCGATTGCGGTCCACCTCCAACACGCCGTTGTGAACCGTTTGTTCCGGGTAACCATTCAATTATGTGATTGAGAAATAGTTTTCTCTCTCATTTCTCAGAGGAATTTAGTGCTCTTCCAAGAAAATCGAGAGGTCGTCAAAAACAGTttaataacaaaaaatgaaatggAAACTGAGAAATTCTAAAGCAGGAACAAGGAGCTCTATAGAGCGTTTAACAGGAGACAAACTTTTGAAATACTAATAATTAATGCGTGAACGGGGCTATCAAGTTTACCCAGTGCTTTGAAACCATTACATCACGAATATCAAGCACTGAGGTGTCTCTATATAATGTTTTCGTTTTGGAATATACTTATCCAGATTATATTAAGTGCTAGACTTTGTTTTCAGTATTTCCACCTGTTCCCCTGCTTCCAAGCTTTTAGTGTTACCCAGCATATGGGCCGGGTAATACCATACTTTTGAGAAGTAGTTGTCTTTTCTCCGATTTTAATAACGAAATGCAAAATAAACACCGGGTAACGATACACGCGGGTATACAGTAAACCGCTGGAACCGAATAACAAGCTCACACATTCATCCAGCAATATTTCTAGTTCGTGCTATTCGGTACCACACTCCAGACAATTATTTTGGAAACAAGCGGTTTAACATCAACTATCACGACCTGATTAGCCCCACTTAGCATGAAAACTCTCGGTGAAACGTACGCCTTCTCCCTCCTCctgcccgactcgagcgaagcgagaggagcagtggggtctggggcgaagccccagccgccggaggcaggtctcGAGGACAGCTGTGTCCAGTAACTcttattataaataattagtataaataattacAGGCCTAAGCAGAGATGTCCATGGCATCGTCGTCTTGGCGGGGTTGGCCGggagtggcagcagcagttgggGCTGTGACAACCGTGCCGGACGGACGGTCAGTCATGGTGTGTTCAGGGGACTCGCGGCCGACAGGGACCATTGTGGGTGACATGCCGGGGTCGTCACTGGGTTTGGTAGAGTGGCCCCGTCTACGTCCGTACCCATCAGTTGACCTAAACTCAATGGTAGGAGGGGTAGCAGTGGAGTCTGCTCGGTCGACAGTCGGCGTGAAACTCATAAGCTCCATATGGATCATGTTCTGTCGCGAGGCCAGAATGGCGATTTTCTCGTCCTTGAAGGCAACTCTCCATACAGCGTCAAATGGACCAGAAAGACTACGAATGTGCTTACCAGTTGCCAGCTCCCAAACTTCGACTTTACCGTCACTACCGCCACTTACAATTCGCTCTTCATCAAACTGTAATGTAGTGACAGAGTTATCATGAGCAGTAAATCTCTGCAGACAAGTATAATTTTCCAGATCCCATACTCTGATAGCACCGTCGGAACCTCCACTGACGAGAATATTGCCCTTCATCTGAAGTTGTCCTACGAGTGAGGTATGACCCTGGAGAAACGCTAAACATAACCCGGTCTCTGGATCCCAAATACGGATTGAAGCATCTAATGAACCGGTAGCAATTCGCTTTCCATCAAAAGCCAGTGAGTAGATCTGTGAAATGTGGCCCACTAATGTGTGGAGCAGAGTACCGTCAGATATCCTCCACACTTTGGCAGTAAAGTCGTAACTTCCACTAACGCAAATATCACCATGGACCTCGACACATCGCACTGAAGCATCGTGACCCTCGAGAACTCGTTTGCAAATACCTTTTTTCACATCCCAGATACGAATAGTAGCGTCTCGAGAACCGGAGATAGCAGTATCCTCATCAACCATTTGTAAACATCTGACAGTTGATGAATGACCCTTGAGGATCTGTGAACAACCACCAGACCTCAGGTCCCATACTCGAACGTCTCGATCACAACCACCACTAACCAAGGTGTGACCCCTTAGAGCTAATGCCCATACACCCATTACATGACCAAACAAAGCTCTCAATAGCCTGCCATCTTCTctaaatacaaaaattTTTGAATTGTCCAAGGCAATGACAATATACTGGCCCTCCATCAACAGCGAAGTAACCACGCCGGGTATTGAAATGACGTATTTAGCAGCCAGTCTGCCTCCCGAAGCCCAGGCCGagtttaataaatattgttgTTTGAAGTGTGATCTATAAGAAGTGGGAACAGGTCTTTTAGTGGCATTGGGATTATAGAAGGCCTCGGTCAGATCACTTTGTCCAGATACAGAGCCAGTTGGTGAAGAACCAGGTACCACAGTTCCAGGATGAATGCCAGAATTAACCCCTACAACACTGGGAACCCTGCCTCTAAGATTATCACCACTCATAGCTACattaacagcagcagacaaTCGACGGAAATGATGAGTTTTACACAGTTCTTTCCAAGTCAAGTCATCGCTAAT
This is a stretch of genomic DNA from Sugiyamaella lignohabitans strain CBS 10342 chromosome C, complete sequence. It encodes these proteins:
- the CDC4 gene encoding SCF ubiquitin ligase complex subunit CDC4 (F-box protein required for both the G1/S and G2/M phase transitions; modular substrate specificity factor which associates with core SCF (Cdc53p, Skp1p and Hrt1p/Rbx1p) to form the SCFCdc4 complex; SCFCdc4 acts as a ubiquitin-protein ligase directing ubiquitination of cyclin-dependent kinase (CDK) phosphorylated substrates, such as: Sic1p, Far1p, Cdc6p, Clb6p, and Cln3p; GO_component: GO:0019005 - SCF ubiquitin ligase complex [Evidence IDA,IPI] [PMID 9346238]; GO_component: GO:0019005 - SCF ubiquitin ligase complex [Evidence IDA,IPI] [PMID 9346239]; GO_component: GO:0043224 - nuclear SCF ubiquitin ligase complex [Evidence IDA] [PMID 11080155]; GO_component: GO:0016363 - nuclear matrix [Evidence IDA] [PMID 2244914]; GO_component: GO:0005634 - nucleus [Evidence IEA,IEA]; GO_component: GO:0005634 - nucleus [Evidence IDA] [PMID 11080155]; GO_function: GO:0050815 - phosphoserine binding [Evidence IDA] [PMID 23314252]; GO_function: GO:0043130 - ubiquitin binding [Evidence IDA] [PMID 21070969]; GO_function: GO:0061630 - ubiquitin protein ligase activity [Evidence IDA] [PMID 9346238]; GO_function: GO:0004842 - ubiquitin-protein transferase activity [Evidence IDA] [PMID 9346239]; GO_process: GO:0000082 - G1/S transition of mitotic cell cycle [Evidence IMP] [PMID 10409741]; GO_process: GO:0000086 - G2/M transition of mitotic cell cycle [Evidence IGI,IMP] [PMID 10409741]; GO_process: GO:0000086 - G2/M transition of mitotic cell cycle [Evidence IGI] [PMID 7954792]; GO_process: GO:0031146 - SCF-dependent proteasomal ubiquitin-dependent protein catabolic process [Evidence IDA] [PMID 9346238]; GO_process: GO:0031146 - SCF-dependent proteasomal ubiquitin-dependent protein catabolic process [Evidence IDA] [PMID 9346239]; GO_process: GO:0007049 - cell cycle [Evidence IEA]; GO_process: GO:0051301 - cell division [Evidence IEA]; GO_process: GO:0007126 - meiotic nuclear division [Evidence IMP] [PMID 328339]; GO_process: GO:0007067 - mitotic nuclear division [Evidence IEA]; GO_process: GO:0016567 - protein ubiquitination [Evidence IEA]; GO_process: GO:0042787 - protein ubiquitination involved in ubiquitin-dependent protein catabolic process [Evidence IDA] [PMID 9346238]; GO_process: GO:0042787 - protein ubiquitination involved in ubiquitin-dependent protein catabolic process [Evidence IDA] [PMID 9346239]; GO_process: GO:0030435 - sporulation resulting in formation of a cellular spore [Evidence IEA]), giving the protein MSEQDPLSLGHISRPAVAEQSFAAVMSGSNGSAGSGSVNEPSGHSSIASSSSSAIIDHFNEEFKSPLTPAPSPTAHHHYSYSNSSSPNTSSHSPNSRNFHQLQQEWNLDESQHYNYHLHQLRSRRTGGGRLDSVVGQDFPSAHDDYQKESSTSKALSLVESVRSQFGSLDDEGRSLFLGELLAMCGRAVLSETLDYISPMLKRDPMVVLPSELALKVLSYVDDPLSLARASQVSKTWYLMISDDLTWKELCKTHHFRRLSAAVNVAMSGDNLRGRVPSVVGVNSGIHPGTVVPGSSPTGSVSGQSDLTEAFYNPNATKRPVPTSYRSHFKQQYLLNSAWASGGRLAAKYVISIPGVVTSLLMEGQYIVIALDNSKIFVFREDGRLLRALFGHVMGVWALALRGHTLVSGGCDRDVRVWDLRSGGCSQILKGHSSTVRCLQMVDEDTAISGSRDATIRIWDVKKGICKRVLEGHDASVRCVEVHGDICVSGSYDFTAKVWRISDGTLLHTLVGHISQIYSLAFDGKRIATGSLDASIRIWDPETGLCLAFLQGHTSLVGQLQMKGNILVSGGSDGAIRVWDLENYTCLQRFTAHDNSVTTLQFDEERIVSGGSDGKVEVWELATGKHIRSLSGPFDAVWRVAFKDEKIAILASRQNMIHMELMSFTPTVDRADSTATPPTIEFRSTDGYGRRRGHSTKPSDDPGMSPTMVPVGRESPEHTMTDRPSGTVVTAPTAAATPGQPRQDDDAMDISA